The window GCATTTGCGTAACATAATCTACCAGATACAGTAGCAGTTGCGAAGCATGATTTAGTAGTCGTCCTCCAAAATTTACTAAGTTCAGTAACAGTTGCCCAACAAAATTGAGTAGTTGCCCACCAAAATTTACCAACTTCGGTAGCAGTTCCTCACCAAAGTTGATCAGGTTCAATAGCAGTTGCCCAAAAAATTCTATCAGGTACAGTAGCAGTTGCCAAGCGAAATTTAGTAGTCGTCCACCAAAATTTACTAGGTACAGTAGCAGTTGCCCAGCAAAATTTAGTAATTGCCCACCATAATCGACTAGGTTAAGTAGAAGTTGCCAAGCAAAATTAACAAGCTTCAGTAGCAGTTCCCAACCAAAATTTAGTAGTTGCCCCCCAAAACCTACTAGGTTCTGTAGTTGTTGCCCACCAAAATCTAACAGATTCAGTAGCACTGGTCCAACATAATCTACTATGTTCAATAGCAGTTGCccaacaaaatctaccacatatAGTAGCAATTGCCAAGAAAAATTTAGTAGTCGCCCACCAAAATTTACTAGGTTAAGTAGCAGTTGCCAAGCAAAACTTACCAGCATCGGTAGCAGTTCCcaacaaaaatttagaaattgcccACCAAAATCTATTAGCTTCAGTAGCAACTGCCCACCAAAATCTACTAGATTCAATAGCACTTGTCCAACAAAATCTACTATGTTCAATAGCAGTTGCCTAGCAAAATTTAGCAGTTGCCCAACAAAATGTACCAAGTTCAGCAGCAGTTGcccatcaaaattcatcatcactAGGAGCAATTGTCCACCACTATAGTCAGTAGTACTAATTATAGTACTCTTGTTTCAATTCATTTGAACTACTTTTCTTCTagtccattttaaaaagaatgatccttccctttttagcaattttttaatttcaaattttcaccTGACAagtttaaaatcacaagattaaAAGACATATTGATAGATTTGacatatatatctttaatttaagatcatcaaattcaaaagtattctttattttctaacccTACGCcaccaaacaaattgaaacagagaGCATATATGATATGAATGCATCATTGATGAGTAATTCTTCCACCAATTCAAACAGTAGTATTTTTCGTTACATAATGTATATAGATACACCTTCATGTAGTATACATATCACAATCATTAGAGATATTTGggaatatattttcttatatagaaCTCTAGGAATAGCTCATTCAAACAATAGATTTACTTGAGATATGTCATACCTGGGACTTGAGATTTCAATCTAAATCCACATTGAAGTTTGACTTATTGGATCGGCCAATCTTGAGCAATACTCCCTTTATAAACTAGCTTTTGAGTTGAGTTACACTAATATTCATTCTTTACGTATCGAGTCAAGGAGTTGTTGTATATTTTCTATTTAGTGCTATGCAGTTTTGCAGGTTTTCACACTCTGTTGGTTTGGAAAATGGCATATTGTAATACTCACTTTgcaatattttgacttttccaTATGTACGTGCACGCAACTATAGAATAGGGTATAGAATCTAGGGAAGCGGTCGCGTatacttgatttatttattacACAGGTCGTTCGTTTGGTGTAACTATAAGGAATAAGTACCCGAATAAAgtaaaagattattttattttatatttggttGGAGATATTAGTTAATATTCAGATGAATGGTGAGATAAGTTATTCCGGATAATTTTGAATAactgattttgaaattaattattttgggataactattttccaaccaaacgactcCATAGTTTGTTTTTGTTAtcgctaatttttttttaatgaatttctaTATTTTGTTGATCATTTTTGACAgatcaagaattttatttttattcttaaaattaattatttattctctaAACTAATTTCATGCTATAATAACAACCATCAATTATAGGAGTATATGATTAAATAGTCAagttaataattattttcttaatagatgtATTAAATcaaaatgtaataagtaaaaataatggACAGAGTAATTTAAAAATGATATATAGTATTTTCTCTAGTccatattaatttaatttatgagtcatttttcaatattcataaTGGTAACTTAATGGTTCAATCTTCAAGAGTATTGTTGGAAATTACTTTCATTTTTGCTTTATATTTATACTCTATGTTCGGATTTATTTGTCTCTGTTTatataatttgattcatttttaacaaataaaaaaaaaatagttagtttttctattttaccagtagtattaattacttttttaaaaaattaattagaaaaaataataaaaaataatagttaatagggttactatgataaaataatcatgtcaataattattttgttttaatgaGTGTGTCAAGTAAAAATGTGACAAATAAAAGCTAAGGAAAGGAGTAATTCCTTTGTTTCAAAATAGTTGttcatctttttaaaaatatttgtttcaatttaattgtcccttttatgaaattaaggtgttttattatgttcttttaatactatttttatgactaaataaagtgcataaaatcaaatttatattttcaaaacataattaataaagttTTTAGTTTACCCTCTACTTTAGTTTGTTCGTCGTACCTTTCTCTTAGCTTAGCTTGGAAATGAGACACAGTTATTGTTGTGATAACGGCAAAATAAGGTCGTGGGAGcaatgaaaaattgaaaacaaattcGAAAAATAAGATTTCGGTTGTACAGACTATATTTTTCGTTTCCTCAACGATTGATCAAAATTGTGTTTAagtataaaatatcaaaaatcgaattaccaaactgaatcaaaaaatttggtattcggtaatttggtatttggtatggtatttgggagtaagATTTCAACATTTCGGTATTCGGAATTgagtttggtacaagatattaataccgtttggtattcagtatttaccgaatatcgaattttatatatatatatatacatatataatatacttcctccgtttaaaatAGAATGAcatttgacacaaagtttaagaaaataaagaagtagcTGCCAAAACAAGCTCCCTAAGATCGCACCTAAGATCCGAAGGGATCGCTTGAGAACTAACTGCATACCTGAAGTTAGCTTGTGCGCATAACCTTATCTTATCTTTGAATACTTCCTTTAGGCGGCTAGAAAGATGTTATTTGTGTGGTCCATTCTAGTGACAAACATCATTTCTATTCTATTGTATTTATGTAGGAGACGTTGTTTTTGCTTTGTTTGGTGGATTGGTACGCTTTCTTTTCTAAAAACCCCTCTCTCATAGGTCATTACATTTCAGgcttttgaattttgtggcctTAAGTTAAAGTTGtattaaatgtatcaaaatgtcctttaatcttgtggtcctaaacatgtcatgtgaaaaacTGTGATTAAattattgccaaaaaagaaaatggatcattcttttttaaacggattaaaaaaagggtcattcttttttaaacggagggagtatatatatataatatgatatgTCTAACCAACCAATAGATAATAGAATTAGTCATTCCAAAAAATCTATTAGACCTttgtaatatattcgtaaaaaacaacaaaaggaaTACACTAAtagggtttttattaaatataatctttgatgtttaaacgtacatttgcacatttccaactttaatatggtattaccaaaaatcgaaccgaaccgaagtttaatttaccgattaccgaactaatgtttataagtatggtgtgTGATATCTATATTCAAATACCGATTACTGAATTACCGAACTCAAACTTTAAAAATACCGAACCGAATACCGAACGTCGACCCTAATCAAAACAATGTTTAGATCATAACATGAACGTAAAGCAACATGAACAGCTAGACCTTCATCGTATCACCCGCATCCTGCAGCGACTCCAAGTCATTTGTCATTTGGCTCATCGCAGCAGCACAACGCACCTCGTCTAACACATTTTACATTTCCCACCAAAACTCTCCTGCTGCAGCCTCCACAACTTGGCCACCAAAATCCTTTTCCTTGCCACCAAAGAAGTTGTTTAACTTCTGCAGCAGCACTTGGGAAGCAAGATTCAGTCACTAACATTTGCAAAAAAAGGGTCCTTCAGCCATTATAACGTCTCTTGGACACAACAATTCTTAATTGTCTGTAGCCCTTGCAAAGCAAAATTCTTAAACCGGATAAAATATTCCTCAATCTTTCCTAAAAAGGAATTGTTATTTGCACTGTTTTCATCAGAGAACACATTATGATAGCAGATTTTCAGATTATGTAATATAGTCAGGAGAGTTAATATTTTCCTTGTATATACATACGTCTACTAGTACTAAAAACTTGCATAACCAGAGAGACACTACTATAAATTTGGTAAGAATTTGTCCTTCATTCGAGAAATAAGCTTAAACTTCTCCTCAGCTTCAACTTGCTGTCGTATATCAGATCTTGAAGTTTTATCCGGATGAAATTTCATCAGGGCTTTTTTGTAAGCAACGCGCACCTGAAACAAGAACTTATTCTAAGTAATGTCTCACGTGCTATCATTCTAACTGCGTCTTAACACTTCAAAAATAGAAAGACACGACCATTCAGATAAGATTGCAAGACAAACACAAGTACAACTCCCAAAATCCCAGGTAAAACACACAAGACATTACACAAGTGGCTGCATATCCTAAAGACTAGCTAATCCTAAGTAAGCGGCATCTTGAAATATGGCGCAAATCCTGAGAACCAAGCCCCAACACACACTAACAACAGCCAACACAATACAAGAATGTGAACCAAAAGGGCCACATGATTGCTAAAAACAAGAGACTGAGTGTAAACAAACCTCACGACTAGTGCCATTACCAACAGTGATACCCAATCCGCGCAACACTGATGCCATATCACGGCACGTCATTTCAATCTTACTGATTTCCTTGCCAACTTCGGCTCGTATCTGCTCCTTCAACTTCATATTCTCTAGGTCCTAAAAAGATTCATCAGATGGTTTATACACTAGGTAAAATCCAAAGAGGCTATAATTACAAAATAACACAGAGGCAGCATAAGAATTATAAAGATAAAGAGGCTGCACAAAGCCACGAAATAGACAACAAAAGAGGTCAAGTActcataccttcttttgagtttttctcaTTTCCTCCACACGCTGCTTTTGCCTCTTCTCAAGTTCCGATAAACGAATACTTTCAGCCTCCTTTCTTCTCAGAAACTCTTTCAACTTCTTGGCTACGTCTTCCTGAATAGTTGACAAGCACATCAGATAACAGTACATCTTCATACATACACTTCTCTTTAGACATTGTCCACATACAGTACCTTGTCAAGACTTATAGTCCACTCCCCCAACCAATGTGAGATTCTAACCCGCTCTAATACAGTAAAAACAGCTACGATACCAATAGAACCCCTTTTTCAAAAGATTACCATGTGTTATACATGCTTCATGAAGTGCCATCCAACTAAATTATACTACCTTACGGTAACTTAATCTTCGAAATATTTTCTATTGACAATAATGATTTTACTAAAATGTTACCATCACACTTTGCAATACGAAAGGATGTGTATAAGAAATTACAGGGGTCTCTTCCAGAGGTGCATTGGAGGAAACTCATCTGCAATAACCATGGCTGTCCCAAATGGATTTTTATCCTACGATAGGCTATTCTGGAAAGGTTAGCTTCTAAGGAGAAATAAGCAAAGTGAGGACTTGACGTGGATCCATTATGTCCACTATGCAAGCAGGTTGATGATTCTTTGAGACAACTATTCTTTTGAAATATGGAGCAAATTACTCACCCGGCAAGATATCCTAAAGAATGGCTTAGCGTGGCAAGAGGAAATAGAATGGGCTCTGAAATTTTGTTGCGGACATAGTACTGGGGCTGGAGTATACAGGATCGTCTTAGCTGCTGCAGTCTACCAATTGTGAATAGAGAAGAATTAACAATGTTATCTTTCAGAACAGGAGAAGATCTCCACAAACCATCGTTTGACTGATTATCCAAGAGGTGCTCTTCCGACTAGGTCGAGTTCCTAAGCTTGTCAACTATGTGATTGTAGCCACAGACAAAGACTAGCGGTTTGTTTAGATGACCAGAAGATGCAGATGTTGCACACTCAGACTGAGTTTGTCCGGTGAGGCAGTGCATGTTTTTGTTCCATTCCTTTCAGCTGTAAATATCAATACTTGGGAATAAAatgtttatttaccaaaaaaaggaaaaaaaactaaaaagtaacCATTACTTCGGGCAGCAATCTACTATGGCGGTAACAATAATATATGAAGAGAGCTAGAAACAGCGCGATGGTTATGAGCTGGGGTAAAGCTAAGTGAAACCAGTGATTGATCCTTTTGAACCGATTCACAAGTTGGCCACATAAATTCTTCACTAGCCAATCAAAATTCTTAAGCGTCAGTGGCACTTGATCGGAAAAATTCTGCAACAACAATAGCACTTGGCAATCAAAATTTTTGAGCCCCAATAACTCTTGCCCACCAAAATTTACAAGCTTCTCCAACAGTTGCACACCAATATATACTAGTTTTAGTAGCAATTGGCATCCAAAATTTACCAAGCTGAGTAGCAACTGCCCACCAACATTTACCAGCTTCAGTAACAGTTTCCCAGCAAACAATAGCAATTGCGCAACAAAATATACCGGGCACAGTAGCTGTTTCACAACAAAAATTACCGGAGACAGTAGCAGCTGCGCAACAAAATATACCACGTACAGTAGCAGTTGCCCACCAAAATTTACTAGGTACAGTATCAGTTGCCCAACAAAATTCAGTAGCTGCCCACAAAAATTTACTACGTTAAGTAGCATTCGCCAAGTAAAATATACCAGTTTCGGTAGGTGTTCCCAGTGAAAATTTATTAGTTGCCGATCAAAATGTACTAGGTTCGGTAGCACTTCTACTAGATACAATATCGCTTGTCCAACAAAATCTACGAGGTTCAGTAGTTGTTGTCCAACAAAATCTACGAGGTTCAGTAGCTGTTGCCCAACAAAATCTACTATGTTCAATATCAGTTGctcatcaaaattcatcatcatcaGTAGCACTTGTTCACCACCACATATAGCCAGTATTAATACATACTAACTATAGTAAGTATATGATTTGAATGCATTGATGAGTAATTCAGCTACCAATTCAAACAATGATATTTTTTGTTAATATAATCTCATATAGTATACGTATCACAATCACAACTAGCTCACTCTTGGAATATTAGTACATCAGAATCCGATGTCTAGATTTTTGGAAATTCGTTGGGGTATTATTATTCTATATAGTGCAATGCACTTTTGGTGGTTTCTCCACTCAAGTCTCTTTTGTTTTTAGTTGGCAAGTTTTGTTTTTCAAGAGTCTGTTTACTAATTTTTAATGCTATATTAGATTATAAGTTTAGATACACAAATTATATGAAAACTAATACTTCGttcgtctcaatttatgtggcatattttcttttttcatttgtttcaaaaaaatgttattatattttctaatttagcaaCTATTTAATGGCATCATCTCCATTTTATCAATCTcacttaataagaaaagacaactaaaaagtaagcattaaaataattttaaaaggagcaattttttaaactttacaaagtcatcgTATATTTCTTAAACTCTATATCCGATCAAAAGGAGGTATATAAAATAGAATTGATGGagtatgaattataatttttcttttatcaataaaattaaaaaatatattttaaaatattaatcaaaatttatatcatttaatttttttttttttttaaaaacctaAGTTAACTAAAACGAAACGAAGTACTCACTTGCACATTTTAACTTTTTCATGTTTACGTGCACACACTttaaaaa of the Capsicum annuum cultivar UCD-10X-F1 chromosome 11, UCD10Xv1.1, whole genome shotgun sequence genome contains:
- the LOC107847043 gene encoding uncharacterized protein LOC107847043 codes for the protein MMMNFDEQLILNIVDFVGQQLLNLVDFVGQQLLNLVDFVGQAILYLVEVLPNLVHFDRQLINFHWEHLPKLVYFTWRMLLNVVNFCGQLLNFVGQLILYLVNFGGQLLLYVVYFVAQLLLSPVIFVVKQLLCPVYFVAQLLLFAGKLLLKLVNVGGQLLLSLVNFGCQLLLKLVYIGVQLLEKLVNFGGQELLGLKNFDCQVLLLLQNFSDQVPLTLKNFDWLVKNLCGQLVNRFKRINHWFHLALPQLITIALFLALFIYYCYRHSRLLPEEDVAKKLKEFLRRKEAESIRLSELEKRQKQRVEEMRKTQKKDLENMKLKEQIRAEVGKEISKIEMTCRDMASVLRGLGITVGNGTSREVRVAYKKALMKFHPDKTSRSDIRQQVEAEEKFKLISRMKDKFLPNL